In Triplophysa rosa linkage group LG18, Trosa_1v2, whole genome shotgun sequence, a genomic segment contains:
- the epas1a gene encoding endothelial PAS domain-containing protein 1 isoform X1 → MTAEREKKRHPSERRKEKSRDAARCRRSKETEVFYELAHQLPLHHSVSSHLDKASIMRLAISFLRTRKLFNSVQQTRSQNDSHMDSLYLKSLEGFVAVVTSDGDIIFLSENVSKYMGLTQVELTGHSIFDFTHPCDHEEIRENLSVKCGPVYGKKGKEMSTGRDFFMRMKCTVTNRGRTVNLKSASWKVLHCTGQLQVCNSRPPQVLCGFSEPPLTCVTMLCAPIPHPSTVDTPLDSKSFMSRHSMDMRFIYCDERVSSLIGYRAEELLGRSVYEFCHALDSENMTRSHQNLCNKGQVVSGQYRILAKHGGYVWVETQATVIYNNRNSKPQCIICINYILSSVEEQSLILSLDQTESLFKPYHMPNTGELFSQGGAGSVLEPEDLPFTKLKADPEELAQLAPMPGDTIIALDFESPQFEESAFFPESTKMPVVSQSWVEDMPPESSPDCSLSKMSSAFTVLQVPPQGKATPCTTLCLSRCSSSCSTPSSPIDYYGKDLKVELTEKLFGPENVATNPTDTQLDLSELDLETLAPYIPMDGEDFQLHPICQDEPVPDTGPDLSTALQHSFSSVAELFQPLGLFPSDNKSSYNTWPNIVHVQHYQTTPNIQLPSEKGRQVLRWPPDPPSQYEHTEIRCMDEHNTEDPGQTCSFSAGLPEQRYFENFGLVPKEMSLGQVALINSFKRKRQSEFGSSCSFSDISKQEMSLYSAHNEPVDVKRMKTVDSCAFSVRKSLSTSVLTDKFPCMQRVVAPGGFIHSLEGSSEDLRQHFTDTFCPPNNRQYHMPPSPRHRGMISQLLGPSFDTYCLPELTRYDCEVNVPLHGNLHLLQGCDLLRALDQTT, encoded by the exons ATGACAgccgagagagagaaaaagag GCATCCTTCGGAAAGGCGCAAGGAAAAGTCTCGAGATGCTGCCCGCTGCAGGCGCAGTAAAGAGACAGAGGTGTTCTACGAACTAGCCCACCAGCTCCCATTACACCACAGCGTCAGCTCACACCTGGATAAAGCCTCCATCATGAGACTAGCCATCAGTTTCCTGCGAACACGCAAACTCTTTAACTCAG TTCAACAAACTCGGTCACAAAATGACAGCCATATGGACAGTCTATATTTGAAGTCTCTGGAAGGCTTTGTTGCCGTGGTAACGTCAGATGGGGACATTATATTCCTCTCAGAGAATGTCAGTAAATATATGGGCCTCACACAG GTGGAACTGACAGGTCACAGCATCTTTGACTTCACACACCCTTGCGATCATGAAGAGATCAGAGAAAATCTAAGCGTCAAATGCG GTCCTGTGTATGGCAAGAAGGGTAAAGAAATGAGCACAGGAAGAGATTTCTTTATGAGGATGAAGTGTACGGTCACCAACAGAGGTCGCACTGTCAACCTCAAATCAGCCAGCTGGAAG GTGCTGCATTGCACAGGGCAACTGCAAGTGTGCAACAGCCGCCCACCTCAAGTCCTGTGTGGGTTTTCCGAACCGCCCCTCACATGCGTTACTATGCTGTGTGCACCAATCCCACACCCCTCCACCGTGGACACACCCCTCGACAGCAAGTCGTTTATGAGCAGACACAGTATGGACATGAGGTTTATCTACTGCGATGAGAG AGTAAGCAGTTTGATTGGCTATAGAGCAGAGGAACTTCTCGGCCGTTCTGTGTATGAGTTCTGCCATGCTCTGGACTCTGAAAACATGACGAGGAGCCACCAAAATC TTTGTAATAAGGGTCAAGTGGTGAGTGGCCAGTACAGAATATTAGCCAAACACGGAGGCTATGTTTGGGTGGAGACCCAGGCAACCGTCATCTACAACAATCGCAACTCCAAACCACAGTGCATCATCTGCATCAACTACATCCTGAG TTCTGTTGAAGAGCAATCGTTGATTCTCTCCCTGGATCAAACCGAGTCTCTGTTCAAGCCGTACCACATGCCTAACACAGGAGAACTGTTCAGCCAGGGTGGAGCAGGCTCAGTTTTAGAACCCGAGGACCTTCCTTTCACTAAGCTCAAGGCAGACCCTGAGGAGCTAGCCCAGTTAGCACCTATGCCGGGAGACACCATCATTGCCCTGGACTTTG AGAGTCCACAGTTTGAAGAGTCGGCTTTCTTCCCCGAGTCTACCAAGATGCCCGTGGTCAGCCAGTCATGGGTTGAGGACATGCCTCCTGAAAGCAGTCCTGATTGTAGCCTGTCTAAAATGTCCTCTGCCTTCACTGTGCTCCAGGTGCCTCCTCAAGGCAAGGCCACGCCCTGTACCACGCTCTGCTTGAGTCGATGCAGCAGCAGTTGCTCCACA CCTAGCAGCCCAATAGATTACTACGGCAAGGATCTGAAGGTGGAGCTGACAGAGAAGTTATTTGGCCCTGAAAATGTGGCAACAAATCCCACAGACACCCAG TTGGACTTGAGCGAACTGGACCTGGAAACTCTCGCTCCCTACATTCCCATGGACGGTGAGGACTTCCAGCTGCACCCAATCTGTCAGGATGAGCCTGTGCCTGACACAGGTCCAGACCTTAGCACAGCCCTCCAGCACAGTTTTAGCAGCGTAGCTGAACTCTTTCAGCCCTTGGGCTTATTCCCTTCTGACAACAAGAGCAGTTATAACACATGGCCAAACATAGTTCATGTGCAACATTACCAAACTACACCCAACATCCAACTCCCCTCTGAGAAGGGCAGGCAGGTTCTTCGGTGGCCTCCCGACCCTCCCTCACAGTATGAACATACAGAGATTAGATGCATGGATGAACACAACACAGAAGACCCAGGCCAAACGTGTAGTTTCTCTGCTGGGCTGCCAGAGCAAAG GTATTTTGAGAACTTTGGCCTTGTACCGAAAGAGATGAGCCTGGGGCAGGTTGCCCTCATCAACAGCTTTAAACGGAAGAGACAGTCTGAGTTTGGTTCCTCGTGCTCCTTCTCTGATATCTCGAAG CAGGAGATGAGCCTGTATTCAGCTCACAATGAGCCTGTAGATGTTAAGAGGATGAAGACCGTTGACAGCTGTGCCTTCTCTGTCAGGAAGTCTCTCAGCACGAGTGTGCTCACAG ATAAATTTCCATGTATGCAAAGAGTTGTGGCTCCTGGCGGCTTCATACACTCTCTCGAAGGGAGCTCGGAAGATCTCAGACAGCATTTTACAGATACGTTCTGCCCACCCAATAACAGGCAGTATCACATGCCGCCTTCACCTAGACACAGAG GGATGATAAGTCAGCTACTGGGCCCATCTTTCGACACGTATTGCCTTCCGGAGCTCACACGGTATGACTGTGAGGTAAATGTGCCTCTACATGGGAACCTGCATCTGCTGCAGGGCTGTGACCTTCTGAGAGCCCTGGACCAGACAACGTAG
- the epas1a gene encoding endothelial PAS domain-containing protein 1 isoform X2: protein MTAEREKKRHPSERRKEKSRDAARCRRSKETEVFYELAHQLPLHHSVSSHLDKASIMRLAISFLRTRKLFNSVQQTRSQNDSHMDSLYLKSLEGFVAVVTSDGDIIFLSENVSKYMGLTQVELTGHSIFDFTHPCDHEEIRENLSVKCGPVYGKKGKEMSTGRDFFMRMKCTVTNRGRTVNLKSASWKVLHCTGQLQVCNSRPPQVLCGFSEPPLTCVTMLCAPIPHPSTVDTPLDSKSFMSRHSMDMRFIYCDERVSSLIGYRAEELLGRSVYEFCHALDSENMTRSHQNLCNKGQVVSGQYRILAKHGGYVWVETQATVIYNNRNSKPQCIICINYILSSVEEQSLILSLDQTESLFKPYHMPNTGELFSQGGAGSVLEPEDLPFTKLKADPEELAQLAPMPGDTIIALDFESPQFEESAFFPESTKMPVVSQSWVEDMPPESSPDCSLSKMSSAFTVLQVPPQGKATPCTTLCLSRCSSSCSTPSSPIDYYGKDLKVELTEKLFGPENVATNPTDTQLDLSELDLETLAPYIPMDGEDFQLHPICQDEPVPDTGPDLSTALQHSFSSVAELFQPLGLFPSDNKSSYNTWPNIVHVQHYQTTPNIQLPSEKGRQVLRWPPDPPSQYEHTEIRCMDEHNTEDPGQTCSFSAGLPEQRYFENFGLVPKEMSLGQVALINSFKRKRQSEFGSSCSFSDISKEMSLYSAHNEPVDVKRMKTVDSCAFSVRKSLSTSVLTDKFPCMQRVVAPGGFIHSLEGSSEDLRQHFTDTFCPPNNRQYHMPPSPRHRGMISQLLGPSFDTYCLPELTRYDCEVNVPLHGNLHLLQGCDLLRALDQTT from the exons ATGACAgccgagagagagaaaaagag GCATCCTTCGGAAAGGCGCAAGGAAAAGTCTCGAGATGCTGCCCGCTGCAGGCGCAGTAAAGAGACAGAGGTGTTCTACGAACTAGCCCACCAGCTCCCATTACACCACAGCGTCAGCTCACACCTGGATAAAGCCTCCATCATGAGACTAGCCATCAGTTTCCTGCGAACACGCAAACTCTTTAACTCAG TTCAACAAACTCGGTCACAAAATGACAGCCATATGGACAGTCTATATTTGAAGTCTCTGGAAGGCTTTGTTGCCGTGGTAACGTCAGATGGGGACATTATATTCCTCTCAGAGAATGTCAGTAAATATATGGGCCTCACACAG GTGGAACTGACAGGTCACAGCATCTTTGACTTCACACACCCTTGCGATCATGAAGAGATCAGAGAAAATCTAAGCGTCAAATGCG GTCCTGTGTATGGCAAGAAGGGTAAAGAAATGAGCACAGGAAGAGATTTCTTTATGAGGATGAAGTGTACGGTCACCAACAGAGGTCGCACTGTCAACCTCAAATCAGCCAGCTGGAAG GTGCTGCATTGCACAGGGCAACTGCAAGTGTGCAACAGCCGCCCACCTCAAGTCCTGTGTGGGTTTTCCGAACCGCCCCTCACATGCGTTACTATGCTGTGTGCACCAATCCCACACCCCTCCACCGTGGACACACCCCTCGACAGCAAGTCGTTTATGAGCAGACACAGTATGGACATGAGGTTTATCTACTGCGATGAGAG AGTAAGCAGTTTGATTGGCTATAGAGCAGAGGAACTTCTCGGCCGTTCTGTGTATGAGTTCTGCCATGCTCTGGACTCTGAAAACATGACGAGGAGCCACCAAAATC TTTGTAATAAGGGTCAAGTGGTGAGTGGCCAGTACAGAATATTAGCCAAACACGGAGGCTATGTTTGGGTGGAGACCCAGGCAACCGTCATCTACAACAATCGCAACTCCAAACCACAGTGCATCATCTGCATCAACTACATCCTGAG TTCTGTTGAAGAGCAATCGTTGATTCTCTCCCTGGATCAAACCGAGTCTCTGTTCAAGCCGTACCACATGCCTAACACAGGAGAACTGTTCAGCCAGGGTGGAGCAGGCTCAGTTTTAGAACCCGAGGACCTTCCTTTCACTAAGCTCAAGGCAGACCCTGAGGAGCTAGCCCAGTTAGCACCTATGCCGGGAGACACCATCATTGCCCTGGACTTTG AGAGTCCACAGTTTGAAGAGTCGGCTTTCTTCCCCGAGTCTACCAAGATGCCCGTGGTCAGCCAGTCATGGGTTGAGGACATGCCTCCTGAAAGCAGTCCTGATTGTAGCCTGTCTAAAATGTCCTCTGCCTTCACTGTGCTCCAGGTGCCTCCTCAAGGCAAGGCCACGCCCTGTACCACGCTCTGCTTGAGTCGATGCAGCAGCAGTTGCTCCACA CCTAGCAGCCCAATAGATTACTACGGCAAGGATCTGAAGGTGGAGCTGACAGAGAAGTTATTTGGCCCTGAAAATGTGGCAACAAATCCCACAGACACCCAG TTGGACTTGAGCGAACTGGACCTGGAAACTCTCGCTCCCTACATTCCCATGGACGGTGAGGACTTCCAGCTGCACCCAATCTGTCAGGATGAGCCTGTGCCTGACACAGGTCCAGACCTTAGCACAGCCCTCCAGCACAGTTTTAGCAGCGTAGCTGAACTCTTTCAGCCCTTGGGCTTATTCCCTTCTGACAACAAGAGCAGTTATAACACATGGCCAAACATAGTTCATGTGCAACATTACCAAACTACACCCAACATCCAACTCCCCTCTGAGAAGGGCAGGCAGGTTCTTCGGTGGCCTCCCGACCCTCCCTCACAGTATGAACATACAGAGATTAGATGCATGGATGAACACAACACAGAAGACCCAGGCCAAACGTGTAGTTTCTCTGCTGGGCTGCCAGAGCAAAG GTATTTTGAGAACTTTGGCCTTGTACCGAAAGAGATGAGCCTGGGGCAGGTTGCCCTCATCAACAGCTTTAAACGGAAGAGACAGTCTGAGTTTGGTTCCTCGTGCTCCTTCTCTGATATCTCGAAG GAGATGAGCCTGTATTCAGCTCACAATGAGCCTGTAGATGTTAAGAGGATGAAGACCGTTGACAGCTGTGCCTTCTCTGTCAGGAAGTCTCTCAGCACGAGTGTGCTCACAG ATAAATTTCCATGTATGCAAAGAGTTGTGGCTCCTGGCGGCTTCATACACTCTCTCGAAGGGAGCTCGGAAGATCTCAGACAGCATTTTACAGATACGTTCTGCCCACCCAATAACAGGCAGTATCACATGCCGCCTTCACCTAGACACAGAG GGATGATAAGTCAGCTACTGGGCCCATCTTTCGACACGTATTGCCTTCCGGAGCTCACACGGTATGACTGTGAGGTAAATGTGCCTCTACATGGGAACCTGCATCTGCTGCAGGGCTGTGACCTTCTGAGAGCCCTGGACCAGACAACGTAG